The Cheilinus undulatus linkage group 2, ASM1832078v1, whole genome shotgun sequence genome has a window encoding:
- the LOC121519045 gene encoding zinc finger protein 37 homolog — protein sequence MFAADRLREFVFERLTAAAEDIFGVFQRTIVEYEAEIDRHRRLLDKAGIKAQENLSDVPQQHNCEYEEAVADQQLCNQERTFSLNQEEPEPPQVKEEQEELCSSQEVEQLIMKQETETFMWALTHEENDHCEPAQQNEQHLLFHNTHITENKESQGSNPENSGSSGTSEPSAISAIDCSLHQSQKSLKCVTFGEEVKKKAALQTHQRVHNKEMHSCNICGKMFSHKSQLTKHIRSHTGEKPYSCSTCGKGFAQMAHLNIHIRTHTGEKPYSCATCGATFAQKNNLEKHKRVHTGEKPFSCKACDRTFKYLDVLTIHMRRAHTGERPYLCKTCGKRFFDSSNLSQHMKSHTGK from the exons ATGTTTGCTGCCGATCGTTTGAGAGAATTTGTCTTCGAGCGgctaactgctgctgctgaagacaTTTTTGGAGTTTTTCAGAGAACTATCGTCGAGTACGAGGCAGAGATCGATCGCCACCGCAGACTGCTGGATAAAGCTGggataaaggctcaggaaaacCTTTCAG ATGTCCCACAGCAACATAACTGTGAATATGAAGAGGCTGTGGCTGACCAGCAACTCTGTAACCAGGAGAGGACCTTCAGTCTGAACCAAGAGGAGCCAGAGCCTCCACAGGTGAAGGAGGAGCAGGAAGAACTCTGCAGCAGTCAGGAGGTAGAGCAGCTCATTATGAAGCAGGAGACTGAGACATTCATGTGGGCTCTTACTCATGAGGAAAATGACCACTGTGAACCTGCGCAACAAAATGAACAGCATCTCCTCTTTCACAACACCCAtatcactgaaaataaagaatCTCAAGGAAGCAATCCTGAAAACTCAGGGTCAAGTGGAACATCAGAACCATCAGCAATATCAGCAATTGACTGCAGTCTTCACCAAAGtcaaaagtctttaaaatgtgtcaCATTTGGTGAAGAGGTTAAGAAAAAGGCAGCATTACAGACTCATCAACGTGTCCACAATAAGGAGATGCATTCTTGCAACATTTGTGGGAAAATGTTCAGTCACAAGTCACAGCTGACTAAACATATAAGAtctcacacaggtgagaagccttacTCCTGCAGCACATGTGGGAAAGGATTTGCTCAGATGGCACATTTGAATATTCACATAAGAACTCACACAGGTGAAAAACCATACTCCTGTGCTACCTGTGGAGCAACATTTGCCCAGAAAAACAATTTGGAAAAGCACAAAAGAGTtcatacaggtgaaaaaccatTTTCTTGCAAAGCATGTGACAGGACTTTTAAATATTTGGATGTCTTGACGATTCATATGAGAAGAGCTCACACAGGTGAGCGTCCATACCTTTGTAAgacctgtggaaaaagattctTTGACTCATCGAATCTTTCACAACACATGAAATCACATACAGGCAAATAG
- the LOC121519035 gene encoding gastrula zinc finger protein xFG20-1-like: MCTSENLRQFVVGRLTAAAEDIFVVFRRTIMEYEAEIDRQRRLLDIVRKSHIDSHRIDVPQQHECKEGEVVADQQLLNQERTFSLDQEEPEPPQIKEEQEELCSSQEGEEIIVKQETDTLMWSPIHEDSDHSEPAQQNEQHLLSPNYFAIENQDPEEREHKNSGSSGTLEPAQNTSFYYTNPSEMGCYPHQSQKPFRCGTCGEEVKNKSELKTHQRVHDGKKMHSCEICGKMFSSNSLLTKHVRSHTGERPFSCNICGKGFSQMTHLRNHMRTHTGEKPYSCTTCGATFTLKSNLDQHTRVHTGEKPFSCKECDRSFKYLHILTVHMRRAHTGERPYLCKTCGKRFFDSSNLSQHMKSHEAK; the protein is encoded by the exons atgtgtacCTCTGAGAATTTGAGACAGTTCGTTGTCGGGCGGCTAACTGCTGCTGCCGAagacatttttgtagtttttaggAGAACTATCATGGAGTACGAGGCAGAAATCGATCGACAGCGCAGACTGCTGGATATCGTTCGGAAGTCTCACATCGACTCACACAGAATag ATGTCCCACAGCAACATGAGTGTAAAGAGGGTGAGGTTGTGGCTGACCAGCAGCTCCTTAACCAGGAGAGGACCTTCAGTCTGGACCAAGAGGAGccagagcctccacagattaaggaggaacaggaggaactCTGCAGCAGTCAGGAGGGAGAGGAGATAATAGTGAAGCAAGAGACTGATACATTAATGTGGAGTCCCATTCATGAGGACAGTGACCACAGTGAACCTGCACAACAAAATGAACAGCATCTCCTCTCTCCCAACTACTTTGCCATTGAGAATCAAGATCCTGAGGAACGTGAGCATAAAAACTCAGGATCAAGTGGAACGTTAGAACCAGCACAAAATACAAGCTTCTACTACACAAACCCATCAGAGATGGGCTGTTATCCTCACCAAAGTCAGAAGCCTTTCAGATGTGGCACATGTGGGGAAGAGGTTAAGAATAAATCAGAATTAAAGACACATCAGCGTGTCCATGATGGTAAGAAGATGCATTCATGCGAGATTTGTGGGAAAATGTTCAGTTCCAACTCACTGCTGACTAAACATGTAAGATCCCACACAGGTGAGAGGCCTTTCTCCTGCAACATCTGTGGAAAAGGATTCTCTCAGATGACACATTTGCGTAATCACATGAGAACtcatacaggtgaaaaaccatACTCCTGTACTACCTGTGGGGCAACATTTACATTGAAAAGTAATTTGGATCAGCACACAAGAGTgcatacaggtgaaaaaccatTTTCTTGCAAAGAATGTGACAGgtcttttaaatatttgcacATCTTAACAGTTCACATGAGAAGAGCTCACACAGGTGAGCGTCCATACCTTTGTAAGACCTGTGGGAAAAGATTCTTTGACTCATCGAATCTTTCACAACACATGAAATCACATGAAGCCAAGTAG
- the LOC121519056 gene encoding zinc finger protein 32-like, giving the protein MFSTENLRSFIMDRLTAAAEDIFVVFQRTIVEYEEKIDRQRRLLDITGKTHVDSHRIDVPQQHECKEGEVVADQQLCDQERTFSLDQEEPEPPQMKEEQEDLCSSLEIEQLRVKQETETFMWTHTYEDSDHSEPEQQHEQHLLFHNSHVTENQDPKGGKHEDSESSGTSEPTLMKRLQKRRIEKIKILETDHNSYQSKKSFTCDTCGEEVKSKSELKTHQRAHGGKKMHSCEICGKMFSFKSDLTYHTRSHTGERPFSCSICGKRFFRMTNLNTHYIVHTHEKPFACETCGKMFRDKFDLKIHMRIHTGERPYACVTCGASFATKSNLDKHKRIHTG; this is encoded by the exons atgttttcgaCTGAGAATTTGAGAAGCTTTATCATGGATCGACTAACTGCTGCAGCTGAagacatttttgtagtttttcagAGAACTATCGTCGAGTACGAGGAGAAGATCGATCGCCAGCGCAGACTGCTGGATATCACTGGGAAAACTCACGTCGACTCACACAGAATAG ATGTCCCACAGCAACATGAGTGCAAAGAGGGGGAGGTTGTGGCTGACCAGCAGCTCTGTGACCAGGAGAGAACCTTCAGTCTGGACCAAGAGGAGCCAGAGCCTCCTCAGATgaaggaggaacaggaggacCTCTGCAGCAGTCTGGAGATAGAGCAGCTCAGAGTGAAGCAGGAGACTGAGACATTCATGTGGACTCATACTTATGAGGACAGTGACCACAGTGAACCTGAACAACAACATGAACAGCATCTCCTCTTTCACAACTCCCATGTCACTGAGAATCAAGATCCCAAAGGAGGCAAGCATGAAGATTCAGAATCAAGTGGAACATCAGAGCCAACACTAATGAAAAGACTTCAGAAAAGAAGAAttgagaaaattaaaatattagaGACTGATCATAATTCATACCAAAGTAAAAAATCTTTCACATGTGACACATGTGGTGAAGAGGTTAAGAGCAAGTCAGAATTAAAGACACATCAGCGGGCCCATGGTGGTAAGAAGATGCATTCATGCGAGATTTGTGGGAAAATGTTCAGCTTCAAATCAGATCTGACTTATCATACAAGATCCCACACTGGTGAGAGGCCTTTCTCCTGCAGCATATGTGGAAAAAGATTCTTTCGGATGACCAACTTGAATACTCATTATATTGTTCATACACATGAAAAGCCATTTGCATGTGAAACATGTGGCAAAATGTTCAGGGATAAATTCGACTTGAAAATTCACATGAGAATACATACAGGTGAAAGGCCTTATGCATGTGTTACATGTGGGGCTTCATTTGCCACAAAAAGTAATTTGGATAAGCACAAAAGAATTCatacaggttaa